In Pseudomonas asiatica, the following are encoded in one genomic region:
- a CDS encoding methyl-accepting chemotaxis protein → MSATAQEVARHAAEAARAADDADHSAQAGEQVMQQTIDIIGAVNREIAGTAAVIRDLEHDSARIGKVLEVIRGIAEQTNLLALNAAIEAARAGEAGRGFAVVADEVRSLAQRTAASIAEIHQIIEAVQSGAVEAVKAIESGQQRSEEGAEQVQQAGQMLQRITLAVEAIRDMNRQIATAAEEQTSVAEDISCNLIEITRIATANQQAVQHTEQAGQRLHGLSGQLGEVTSRLSA, encoded by the coding sequence ATGTCCGCCACCGCCCAGGAAGTCGCCCGCCACGCCGCCGAGGCCGCCCGCGCGGCGGACGATGCCGATCACAGTGCCCAGGCGGGCGAGCAGGTGATGCAGCAGACCATCGACATCATCGGCGCGGTCAACCGCGAAATTGCCGGCACGGCGGCGGTGATTCGCGACCTTGAGCATGACAGCGCGCGCATTGGCAAAGTCCTTGAAGTGATCCGCGGCATTGCCGAGCAGACCAACCTGCTGGCGCTCAACGCGGCCATCGAAGCGGCCCGTGCTGGCGAGGCCGGGCGAGGTTTTGCGGTCGTCGCCGATGAAGTGCGCAGCCTGGCCCAGCGCACGGCGGCGTCGATCGCCGAGATCCACCAGATCATCGAGGCGGTGCAGTCGGGGGCGGTGGAGGCGGTCAAGGCCATCGAAAGCGGCCAGCAGCGCAGCGAGGAGGGTGCCGAGCAGGTGCAGCAGGCCGGGCAGATGCTGCAGCGCATCACCCTGGCAGTGGAAGCGATCCGCGACATGAACCGGCAGATCGCCACGGCGGCCGAAGAGCAGACCAGCGTGGCCGAGGACATCTCCTGCAACCTGATCGAAATCACCCGCATCGCCACGGCCAACCAGCAGGCGGTGCAGCATACCGAACAGGCGGGGCAGCGCCTGCATGGGTTGTCGGGGCAGCTGGGTGAAGTCACCTCCCGCCTCAGCGCCTGA
- a CDS encoding molybdopterin molybdotransferase MoeA, giving the protein MPVEQALEQLLALAEAAPIRDTENLPLAEAEGRVLATHLVASLDLPPWPNSAMDGYALRLADWQGEPLPVSQRIFAGHAPQPLQPGTCARIFTGAPLPEGADCVEMQENTEVAEDGRVRFLEALKTGQNIRPQGQETRKGEQVMSAGTRLGPIELGLAATLGHGRLDVVRKVRVAVLSTGDELVEPGLPLGPGQIYNSNRRLLVSWLQRLGCEVVDAGILPDDLARTRTCLAELGDVDLILSTGGVSVGEADYLGAALREAGELALWKLAIKPGKPLTFGHFQGVPVIGLPGNPASTLVTFGLLTRPYLLRRQGVTDVTPLRFDMPAGFDWPKAGTRREYLRARIEQGQVRIYKNQSSGVLRSAAWAEGLVEVREGSTPKQGDSVPFIPFSELLG; this is encoded by the coding sequence ATGCCGGTAGAGCAGGCCTTGGAGCAGCTGCTGGCATTGGCCGAAGCGGCACCTATCCGTGACACCGAGAACCTGCCACTGGCCGAGGCCGAAGGCCGTGTGCTGGCCACCCACCTGGTGGCCTCGCTCGACCTGCCGCCTTGGCCGAACAGCGCCATGGACGGTTACGCCCTGCGCCTGGCCGACTGGCAGGGTGAACCACTGCCGGTCAGCCAGCGGATTTTCGCCGGCCATGCGCCGCAGCCGCTGCAGCCGGGTACCTGCGCACGCATCTTCACCGGGGCACCGCTGCCCGAAGGTGCCGACTGCGTCGAAATGCAGGAAAACACCGAAGTGGCGGAGGATGGGCGGGTACGCTTTCTCGAAGCGCTGAAGACCGGGCAGAACATTCGTCCCCAGGGCCAGGAAACCCGCAAGGGCGAACAGGTGATGAGCGCCGGCACCCGGCTTGGGCCGATCGAGCTGGGCCTGGCCGCGACCTTGGGCCACGGCCGGCTGGATGTGGTGCGCAAGGTGCGGGTGGCGGTGTTGTCCACTGGTGACGAACTGGTCGAACCTGGCCTGCCGCTGGGGCCGGGGCAGATCTACAACAGTAACCGCCGACTGCTGGTCAGCTGGTTGCAGCGGCTGGGCTGCGAGGTGGTTGATGCGGGCATCCTGCCGGATGACCTGGCACGTACCCGCACCTGCCTGGCTGAACTGGGCGATGTCGACCTGATCCTGTCCACCGGCGGTGTCTCGGTGGGTGAGGCCGACTACCTCGGTGCCGCCCTGCGCGAAGCCGGCGAGCTGGCCTTGTGGAAGCTGGCGATCAAGCCGGGCAAGCCGCTGACCTTCGGCCACTTCCAGGGCGTGCCGGTAATCGGCCTGCCGGGTAACCCGGCCTCGACCCTGGTCACCTTCGGCCTGCTCACCCGGCCCTACTTGTTGCGGCGTCAGGGCGTGACCGATGTTACGCCGTTGCGCTTTGACATGCCGGCCGGCTTTGACTGGCCCAAGGCTGGCACGCGCCGCGAGTACCTGCGCGCCCGCATCGAGCAAGGCCAAGTGCGCATCTACAAGAACCAGAGTTCGGGCGTACTGCGCAGTGCGGCCTGGGCCGAGGGGCTTGTAGAAGTGCGTGAAGGCAGCACACCGAAGCAGGGTGACAGCGTGCCCTTCATTCCCTTCAGCGAACTACTTGGCTGA
- a CDS encoding ABC transporter transmembrane domain-containing protein, whose protein sequence is MPESVSPRQRRALRLGWQFVRPYRRQVLLALLALVVTAAITLSMGQGIRLLVDQGFMTRSAHQLNQTIGLFLLLVLALAVGTFSRFYLVSWIGERCVADIRRAVFDHLIGLHPGFFEDNRSSEIQSRLTADTTLLQSVIGSSLSMFLRNALMVIGGVVLLFITNPKLTSIVVVALPLVLAPILLFGRRVRSLSRQSQDRVADVGSYVAETLGQIKTVQAYNHQAHDRQLFAGTVEAAFAVARQRIAQRAWLITLVIVLVLGAVGVMLWVGGMDVIAGRISAGELAAFVFYSLIVGSAFGTLSEVIGELQRAAGAAERIAELLAARSAILPPAVAQVLPQQRASGRIELQQLVFAYPSRPSVAAVDGLSLTIEPGQTVALVGPSGAGKSTLFDLLLRFYDPQQGRILLDGRAITELDPDHLRQQFALVAQNPSLFRGTVEANIRYGRPEATLAEVEAAARGAHADAFIRQLPQGYQTPLGEGGIGLSGGQRQRLAIARALLVDAPILLLDEATSALDAQSEHLIQQALPSLMAGRTTLVIAHRLATVQHADRIAVIDKGRLVAVGTHRQLIEESPLYARLAALQFTTG, encoded by the coding sequence ATGCCCGAATCGGTTTCCCCGCGTCAACGCCGAGCCTTGCGCCTGGGTTGGCAGTTTGTCCGTCCGTACCGTCGCCAGGTGCTGCTGGCCTTGCTGGCCCTGGTAGTCACCGCCGCCATCACCCTGTCCATGGGCCAGGGCATCCGCCTGCTGGTGGACCAGGGCTTCATGACCCGCTCCGCGCATCAGCTCAACCAGACCATCGGCCTGTTCCTGCTGCTGGTGTTGGCCCTGGCGGTGGGTACCTTCAGCCGCTTCTACCTGGTGTCGTGGATCGGCGAGCGCTGCGTGGCCGATATCCGTCGGGCCGTGTTCGACCACCTGATCGGCCTGCATCCCGGGTTTTTCGAAGACAACCGCAGCTCCGAGATCCAGTCGCGGCTGACCGCCGACACCACCTTGCTGCAATCGGTAATCGGCTCTTCGCTGTCGATGTTCCTGCGCAACGCGCTGATGGTCATCGGTGGCGTGGTGTTGCTGTTCATCACCAACCCCAAGCTCACCAGCATCGTGGTGGTGGCCCTGCCGCTGGTGCTGGCGCCGATCCTGCTGTTTGGCCGCCGGGTACGCAGCCTGTCGCGGCAGAGCCAGGACCGGGTGGCCGATGTGGGCAGCTATGTGGCCGAGACCCTCGGGCAGATCAAGACCGTGCAGGCCTACAACCACCAGGCGCATGACCGCCAGCTGTTCGCCGGCACGGTCGAAGCGGCGTTTGCCGTGGCCCGGCAGAGGATTGCCCAGCGCGCCTGGCTTATCACCCTGGTGATCGTGCTGGTTCTGGGAGCGGTGGGGGTGATGTTGTGGGTTGGCGGCATGGACGTGATCGCCGGACGTATTTCCGCGGGCGAACTGGCCGCCTTCGTGTTCTACAGCCTGATCGTAGGCAGCGCTTTCGGCACCCTCAGCGAGGTGATCGGCGAGTTGCAAAGGGCGGCGGGCGCCGCCGAGCGCATTGCCGAACTGTTGGCGGCGCGCAGTGCAATCCTGCCGCCCGCCGTGGCGCAGGTGCTGCCGCAGCAGCGGGCCAGTGGGCGTATCGAACTGCAGCAGTTGGTGTTCGCCTACCCGTCACGGCCCTCGGTGGCGGCTGTCGATGGCCTGAGCCTGACCATCGAGCCGGGGCAGACCGTGGCGCTGGTGGGCCCGTCGGGGGCGGGCAAGTCGACCTTGTTCGATTTGTTGCTGCGCTTCTACGACCCCCAGCAGGGGCGCATCCTGCTCGATGGCCGGGCGATCACCGAACTCGACCCCGATCACCTGCGCCAGCAGTTCGCCCTGGTGGCACAGAACCCCTCGCTGTTTCGCGGCACGGTCGAGGCCAACATCCGCTATGGCCGGCCCGAGGCGACCCTGGCCGAGGTCGAGGCAGCCGCCCGGGGTGCCCATGCCGACGCATTCATCCGGCAATTGCCGCAGGGCTACCAGACACCGCTGGGCGAGGGCGGCATCGGCCTGTCCGGCGGGCAGCGGCAGCGCCTGGCCATTGCCCGTGCGTTGCTGGTCGATGCGCCGATCCTGTTGCTGGACGAAGCCACCAGCGCACTCGACGCACAAAGCGAACACCTGATCCAGCAGGCGCTGCCCAGCCTGATGGCCGGGCGCACCACACTGGTGATCGCCCATCGTCTGGCTACGGTCCAGCATGCCGACCGTATCGCGGTCATCGACAAGGGCCGGCTGGTGGCGGTGGGGACGCATCGCCAGTTGATCGAAGAGAGCCCGCTGTATGCGCGGCTGGCGGCCTTGCAGTTCACCACGGGGTAG
- a CDS encoding YgdI/YgdR family lipoprotein, translating into MIQRTLPAFLLALGLGALAGCASPTVITLNDGREIQATDTPKYDEDSGFYEFEQLDGKRTRLNKDQIRTVKEL; encoded by the coding sequence ATGATTCAACGAACCCTACCCGCCTTCCTGCTCGCCCTGGGCCTGGGCGCCCTCGCTGGCTGCGCATCGCCAACCGTCATTACCCTGAACGACGGTCGCGAAATCCAGGCCACCGACACACCGAAGTATGATGAAGACTCCGGCTTCTACGAATTCGAGCAGTTGGACGGCAAGCGCACGCGCCTGAACAAGGACCAGATCCGCACCGTCAAAGAGCTCTGA
- the mqo gene encoding malate dehydrogenase (quinone): MKKFLLTFLCLGVIGCSKPAEPEKTVDVLLIGGGIMSASLGTYLTELEPSWKIDVYERLDQVAEESSNAWNNAGTGHSAFCELNYTSVGKDGNIDISKAVGVNEQFEVSKQFWAYQVEQGVLSNPKSFINNVPHMSFVWGDDNVAFLHKRVDALQHSSLFRGMEISEDHQQIRKWAPLVMEGRDPGQKVAATRMAIGTDVNFGEITRQLFAAMTRNPNVSLNLRHEVRDIVRNDDGTWHVRVADLANGGEEKAVNARFVFIGAGGGALKLLQKSGIPEAEGYAGFPVGGQFLMTDNPDLVARHQAKLYGKASVGAPPMSVPHLDTRMIDGKQVLLFGPFATFSTKYLKHGSLLDMFASLNSHNVLPMVNAGIDNIDLSTYLMGQLMLSFDDRMNALREYFPNAKNEDWKLLQAGQRVQVIKKDPVLGGVLQFGTEVVAAQDGSIAALLGASPGASTAAPIMLTVLEKTFKDRIQSPAWQARLKEIVPSYGQKLNNNLALTNQTRAWSSERLQLLYVPVEAEQAL, translated from the coding sequence ATGAAGAAATTCCTGCTGACGTTCCTCTGCCTGGGCGTCATCGGCTGCTCCAAACCCGCGGAACCGGAAAAGACCGTCGACGTGCTGCTGATCGGCGGTGGCATCATGAGTGCCAGCCTGGGTACCTACCTCACCGAGCTGGAGCCCTCCTGGAAGATCGACGTCTACGAGCGCCTGGACCAGGTGGCCGAAGAAAGCTCCAATGCCTGGAACAACGCCGGGACCGGTCACTCCGCGTTCTGCGAGTTGAACTACACCAGTGTGGGCAAGGACGGCAATATCGATATCAGCAAGGCCGTGGGGGTCAACGAGCAGTTCGAGGTGTCCAAGCAGTTCTGGGCCTACCAGGTCGAGCAGGGCGTGCTGAGCAACCCGAAGTCGTTCATCAACAACGTGCCGCACATGAGTTTTGTCTGGGGTGACGACAACGTCGCCTTCCTGCACAAGCGCGTCGACGCCCTGCAGCACAGCTCGCTGTTCCGCGGCATGGAAATCTCCGAAGACCACCAGCAGATCCGCAAGTGGGCGCCGCTGGTGATGGAGGGCCGTGACCCGGGGCAGAAGGTCGCCGCCACGCGCATGGCCATCGGTACCGACGTGAACTTTGGCGAAATCACCCGCCAGTTGTTCGCCGCGATGACCCGCAACCCCAATGTGTCGCTGAACCTGCGCCATGAGGTGCGTGACATCGTGCGCAACGACGACGGCACCTGGCATGTGCGGGTGGCCGATCTGGCCAACGGCGGCGAGGAAAAGGCCGTCAACGCCCGCTTCGTGTTCATTGGTGCCGGTGGTGGCGCGCTGAAGCTGCTGCAGAAGTCGGGCATCCCTGAAGCCGAAGGCTATGCCGGCTTCCCGGTTGGTGGACAGTTCCTGATGACCGATAACCCCGACCTGGTCGCCCGCCACCAGGCCAAGCTGTACGGCAAGGCCTCGGTTGGCGCGCCGCCGATGTCGGTACCGCACCTGGACACGCGGATGATCGATGGCAAGCAGGTGCTGCTGTTCGGCCCGTTCGCCACCTTCTCCACCAAGTACCTCAAGCACGGCTCGCTGCTGGACATGTTCGCCTCGCTGAACAGCCACAACGTGCTGCCGATGGTCAATGCCGGTATCGACAACATCGACCTCAGCACCTACCTGATGGGGCAGCTGATGCTCAGTTTCGATGACCGCATGAACGCGCTGCGCGAGTACTTCCCCAACGCCAAGAACGAAGACTGGAAGTTGCTGCAGGCCGGCCAGCGGGTGCAGGTGATCAAGAAGGACCCGGTCCTGGGCGGTGTGCTGCAGTTCGGTACTGAAGTGGTGGCGGCGCAGGACGGCAGCATCGCTGCGTTGCTGGGAGCTTCGCCGGGTGCCTCGACAGCGGCTCCGATCATGCTGACCGTGCTGGAAAAGACCTTCAAGGACCGTATCCAGTCGCCAGCCTGGCAGGCCAGGCTCAAGGAAATCGTACCGAGCTATGGGCAAAAGCTGAACAACAACCTGGCGCTGACCAACCAGACCCGGGCATGGAGCAGTGAACGCCTGCAGTTGCTGTATGTGCCGGTGGAGGCCGAGCAAGCGTTATGA
- a CDS encoding glycosyltransferase family 4 protein, with translation MRILWTLPYLPWPTTSGSKTRQYHLIRALAQRGHRITLLVQSKIPLDDAAREALEPLLERLIVLPRRPLHSPLNLLASPIIAYPMRAIINGLAPCLRHRFEQLLDEPWDVIQIEHSYSFQPFEKALQARGLPYMLSEHTLESVMGGANHDRLPLWLRPLNAFDRWRYRRWEQRVLHQPTELVAVSAHDAELIAQISGRPVNVVVNGVDCDFYQHVQPALHSQRLLFVGNFEYGANLEAIEWALEDIMPQVWMSNPAVRLAIAGHAMPASWKLHWNDPRIEWFGYRPDLRELQRRSALFFAPLRYAGGSKVKILEAMAAGLPVITTGKGVSGLAANNGEHYLGSEDGDQLALLITQLLNQPWRMSQLSDAGRQFARQRHDWSVAAQQLENVHMRLALAAPVEAAPLASAWLGRSAK, from the coding sequence ATGCGCATTCTCTGGACACTGCCGTACCTGCCCTGGCCAACCACCAGCGGCAGCAAGACCCGGCAATACCACCTGATACGCGCACTGGCACAGCGGGGCCACCGGATTACCCTGCTGGTGCAATCGAAGATCCCCCTTGACGATGCCGCCCGCGAGGCCCTGGAGCCGCTGCTCGAGCGCCTGATCGTGCTGCCCCGACGGCCCCTGCACAGCCCGCTCAACCTGCTGGCCTCGCCGATTATCGCTTACCCCATGCGCGCAATTATCAATGGTCTGGCCCCTTGCCTGCGGCACCGCTTCGAGCAATTGCTGGACGAGCCCTGGGACGTGATCCAGATCGAGCACAGCTACAGTTTCCAGCCCTTCGAAAAAGCCCTGCAGGCACGCGGGCTGCCGTACATGCTTAGCGAGCACACCCTGGAATCAGTGATGGGGGGCGCCAACCACGATCGCCTGCCGCTATGGTTACGCCCGCTCAACGCCTTCGACCGCTGGCGTTATCGACGCTGGGAACAGCGGGTATTGCACCAACCCACCGAACTGGTGGCAGTCAGCGCCCACGATGCCGAATTGATCGCACAGATCAGCGGGCGCCCGGTGAACGTGGTGGTCAATGGCGTGGACTGTGATTTCTACCAGCATGTGCAACCCGCGCTGCACAGCCAGCGCCTGCTGTTCGTTGGCAACTTCGAGTATGGTGCCAACCTAGAGGCCATCGAATGGGCGCTGGAAGACATCATGCCGCAGGTCTGGATGAGCAACCCGGCGGTGCGCCTGGCGATTGCCGGGCATGCCATGCCGGCCAGCTGGAAACTGCACTGGAACGACCCGCGCATCGAATGGTTCGGCTACCGTCCCGACCTGCGTGAACTGCAGCGGCGCTCGGCACTGTTCTTCGCACCACTGCGCTATGCCGGTGGCTCCAAGGTAAAAATCCTCGAAGCGATGGCCGCCGGCTTGCCGGTAATCACCACCGGCAAGGGCGTTTCAGGCCTGGCCGCGAACAACGGTGAGCACTACCTGGGCAGTGAGGATGGCGACCAGTTGGCGCTGCTGATCACCCAGTTGCTCAACCAGCCCTGGCGCATGAGCCAGTTGAGCGACGCCGGGCGCCAGTTTGCCCGCCAGCGCCACGACTGGAGCGTGGCCGCCCAGCAACTGGAGAACGTGCACATGCGCCTGGCCCTGGCGGCACCGGTCGAGGCCGCGCCGCTGGCCAGTGCCTGGCTGGGCCGCTCAGCCAAGTAG
- a CDS encoding response regulator, which yields MTCRLLLVDDHSLIRAGVRALVCDIPGYDVIGEADDGSQLLEQVRTLAPDIVLLDISMRSTSGLDALTQLRASGSTCKVLILSMHTDPDLIMRALESGAHGYLLKDTSATELEQALTAVRNGERYLSPAVAHTVINQALQHTRQGKLPAGERHNLTARQLEILRLIVRGKSTREIATGLGLSIKTVETHRSQVMKRLQIHDVAGLVLFAVREKIISLDD from the coding sequence ATGACCTGTAGACTGCTGCTGGTAGACGACCACTCGCTGATTCGCGCTGGTGTGCGCGCACTGGTGTGCGACATCCCCGGCTATGACGTGATCGGTGAAGCCGACGACGGCAGCCAGTTGCTCGAACAGGTGCGCACGCTGGCGCCGGACATCGTCTTGCTGGACATCTCCATGCGCTCGACCAGCGGCCTGGACGCCCTCACCCAACTGCGCGCCAGCGGCAGCACCTGCAAGGTGTTGATCCTGTCGATGCACACCGACCCGGACCTGATCATGCGGGCACTGGAGAGTGGCGCCCACGGCTACCTGCTCAAGGACACCAGCGCCACCGAGCTGGAACAGGCCCTGACCGCGGTGCGCAACGGCGAGCGCTACCTCAGCCCAGCCGTCGCCCATACGGTCATCAACCAGGCGCTGCAGCACACCAGGCAGGGCAAGCTACCAGCTGGCGAGCGGCATAATCTCACGGCGCGACAGCTGGAGATCCTGCGCCTGATCGTGCGTGGCAAGTCCACCCGGGAAATCGCCACCGGCCTGGGCCTGTCGATCAAGACAGTGGAAACCCACCGCTCGCAAGTCATGAAACGCCTGCAAATCCATGACGTGGCCGGCCTGGTGCTGTTCGCCGTGCGCGAGAAAATCATCAGCCTGGACGACTGA
- a CDS encoding chemotaxis protein CheV: protein MAGILDTVDQRTQLVGENRLEILMFRLAGRQLFAINVFKVQEVLQLPKLTLMPQRHAFVCGVVNLRGQTLPVIDLSQAIGMRPLQPGPDSTIIVTEYNRSVQAFLVGGVDRIVNMNWEAIMPPPSSAGRQHYLTAITKVDDKLVEVIDVEKVLAEIVPYNARVSGDKLADPVLARARGREVLLVDDSSVALAQLRDTLSQLGVKLHVASDGLKALRMLKGWADAGEDVCEKLLMVFTDAEMPEMDGYRLTTEIRGDARLRQLYVVLHTSLSGSFNESMVKKVGCDNFLSKFQPDRLVDVVKQRLLLDAATA, encoded by the coding sequence ATGGCTGGCATTCTCGACACGGTAGACCAACGCACGCAACTGGTGGGTGAGAACCGCCTGGAAATCCTGATGTTTCGCCTGGCTGGCCGCCAGTTGTTCGCGATCAACGTGTTCAAGGTGCAGGAAGTGCTGCAGCTGCCCAAGTTGACCCTGATGCCCCAGCGCCACGCTTTCGTCTGCGGTGTGGTCAACCTGCGCGGCCAGACCCTGCCGGTGATCGACCTGTCCCAGGCGATCGGCATGCGCCCGCTGCAGCCGGGGCCGGACAGCACCATCATCGTCACCGAATACAACCGCTCGGTGCAGGCTTTCCTGGTGGGCGGTGTCGACCGTATCGTCAACATGAACTGGGAGGCGATCATGCCGCCGCCGTCCAGCGCCGGGCGCCAGCATTACCTGACGGCCATCACCAAGGTCGATGACAAGCTGGTGGAAGTGATCGACGTGGAGAAGGTGCTGGCCGAGATCGTGCCCTACAACGCCCGGGTTTCCGGCGACAAACTCGCCGATCCGGTGCTGGCCCGGGCCCGCGGCCGCGAAGTGCTGCTGGTGGACGATTCCAGCGTGGCCCTGGCGCAATTGCGCGACACCCTGTCCCAGCTGGGTGTGAAGCTGCACGTGGCCAGTGATGGTCTGAAGGCGCTGCGCATGCTCAAGGGCTGGGCCGACGCTGGTGAGGATGTGTGCGAGAAGCTGCTGATGGTGTTCACCGACGCCGAGATGCCGGAAATGGACGGCTACCGGTTGACCACCGAGATCCGTGGCGATGCCCGTTTGCGCCAGCTGTACGTGGTTTTGCACACCTCGCTGTCGGGCAGTTTCAACGAATCCATGGTGAAGAAGGTAGGCTGCGACAACTTCCTGTCCAAGTTCCAGCCCGATCGCCTGGTCGACGTGGTCAAGCAACGCCTGTTGCTGGATGCCGCTACTGCGTGA
- a CDS encoding sensor histidine kinase, with protein MLPRLKTSLLCCSRTTLLRWATVGLCIASLVANLLLYLADQVIPASLLVLQLAATLGATVHLALGAKSISLRPAELAERMLKVQEGERQHLSRELHDDIGQLLTAAKLQLQWLQKRMPDELQGHCDALRSTLDDTLGNVRDVSALLNPRQLASLGLEASLRAHLVRTLGNSGVHWSLACNQRLGGIDEAVAMAVFRITQEAVTNMLRHAQARNLVIRLQRTPEGLALSIQDDGRGFVPARQPAEAGQRGLAGMQERVTALQGSLDITSQLGLGTHIEAMFPWPPRTQQRARSTATHDL; from the coding sequence ATGCTTCCACGCTTGAAGACTTCTTTGCTGTGCTGCTCCCGTACTACCCTGCTGCGCTGGGCGACTGTCGGGCTGTGCATTGCCTCGCTGGTCGCCAACCTGTTGCTGTACCTGGCCGATCAGGTGATTCCGGCCAGCCTGCTGGTGCTGCAACTGGCCGCCACACTGGGCGCTACCGTGCACCTGGCCCTTGGTGCCAAGTCGATCAGCCTGCGCCCGGCGGAACTGGCCGAGCGCATGCTCAAAGTCCAGGAAGGCGAGCGCCAGCACCTGAGCCGGGAACTGCACGACGACATCGGCCAGTTGCTCACCGCCGCCAAGCTGCAGCTGCAGTGGCTGCAGAAGCGCATGCCCGACGAGCTGCAAGGCCACTGCGACGCGCTGCGCAGCACGCTGGATGACACCTTGGGCAACGTGCGCGATGTCTCCGCCCTGCTCAACCCGCGGCAGTTGGCCAGCCTGGGCCTGGAAGCCAGCCTGCGCGCACACCTGGTGCGCACCCTGGGCAACAGCGGCGTTCACTGGAGCCTGGCATGCAACCAGCGCTTGGGGGGCATCGACGAGGCCGTGGCCATGGCGGTGTTCCGCATTACCCAGGAAGCCGTGACCAACATGCTGCGCCACGCCCAGGCACGCAATCTGGTCATCCGCCTGCAGCGCACCCCCGAGGGGTTGGCGCTGTCAATCCAAGACGATGGCCGCGGCTTCGTGCCCGCCAGGCAACCGGCCGAAGCAGGCCAGCGGGGCTTGGCCGGTATGCAGGAGCGGGTAACCGCGTTGCAGGGCAGCCTGGACATCACCAGCCAGCTCGGCCTGGGCACGCACATCGAGGCGATGTTCCCATGGCCACCGCGCACCCAGCAACGCGCCAGGAGCACTGCAACCCATGACCTGTAG
- the yegS gene encoding lipid kinase YegS: MRAGKAMLILHGKQAMNEDLRSAVHDLRDSGWVLDVRVTWEAGDAQRLVTEALAAGYDHIVAGGGDGTLRDVAEAMGLAGTKASLALLPLGTANDFAKAAGIPLEPATALALLNIPARPIDLGQAGDQLFLNMATGGFGSQVTANTSEDLKKVLGAAAYLFTGLSRFSELQAASVELQGPGFDWQGDLLALGIGNGRQAGGGQVLCPEALVNDGLLDIAILPAPQEMVGTLRELLAGNGLFVRARLPWVEIKCSQGLDINLDGEPVQAEKLRFQAKPAALRLHLPEGSPLLSRPG; this comes from the coding sequence ATGCGAGCGGGCAAGGCAATGCTGATCCTGCATGGCAAGCAGGCGATGAACGAAGACTTGCGCAGCGCCGTGCATGACCTGCGCGACAGCGGCTGGGTCCTGGATGTGCGGGTTACCTGGGAGGCCGGTGACGCCCAGCGCCTGGTCACCGAGGCGCTGGCCGCCGGCTACGACCACATCGTCGCCGGAGGCGGGGATGGCACGCTGCGTGATGTCGCCGAGGCCATGGGGCTGGCAGGTACCAAGGCCAGCCTGGCGTTGTTGCCGCTGGGCACGGCCAACGATTTTGCCAAGGCCGCCGGCATACCCCTGGAGCCTGCCACGGCCCTGGCCTTGCTGAACATACCCGCACGGCCGATAGACCTGGGCCAGGCCGGCGACCAGCTGTTCCTCAACATGGCCACGGGCGGTTTTGGCAGCCAGGTCACGGCCAATACCTCCGAAGACCTGAAGAAAGTACTGGGCGCGGCCGCCTACCTGTTCACCGGGTTGTCGCGCTTTAGCGAACTGCAGGCCGCCTCGGTAGAGCTGCAAGGGCCAGGCTTCGACTGGCAGGGTGACCTGCTGGCGCTGGGGATCGGCAATGGCCGCCAGGCCGGGGGTGGGCAAGTGCTGTGCCCCGAGGCCCTGGTGAACGACGGCTTGCTCGATATCGCCATCCTGCCGGCACCTCAGGAGATGGTCGGGACGTTGCGTGAGCTGTTGGCCGGTAACGGTCTGTTCGTCAGGGCCAGGTTGCCCTGGGTGGAGATCAAGTGCTCGCAGGGGCTGGACATCAATCTTGATGGCGAGCCAGTGCAGGCCGAAAAGTTACGCTTCCAGGCCAAGCCCGCTGCACTGCGGCTACACCTGCCGGAGGGGTCTCCGTTGCTCAGTCGTCCAGGCTGA
- the moaB gene encoding molybdenum cofactor biosynthesis protein B, protein MKAKADTPFVPLNIAVLTVSDTRTFDTDTSGQMFVDRLSAAGHRLAERVLLKDDLYKIRAQVATWIADDSVQVVLITGGTGFTGRDSTPEAVACLLDKQVEGFGELFRQISVADIGTSTVQSRALAGLANGTLVCCLPGSTNAVRTGWDGILAEQLDARHRPCNFVPHLKQAAACDSRG, encoded by the coding sequence ATGAAAGCCAAGGCAGATACCCCCTTCGTGCCGCTGAACATCGCCGTGCTCACAGTCAGCGACACCCGCACCTTCGACACCGATACCTCCGGCCAGATGTTCGTCGACCGCCTGAGCGCGGCTGGCCATCGCCTGGCCGAGCGCGTGCTGCTCAAAGACGACTTGTACAAGATTCGCGCCCAGGTCGCCACCTGGATTGCCGATGACAGCGTGCAGGTAGTGCTGATCACCGGCGGCACCGGCTTTACTGGCCGCGACAGCACGCCCGAGGCTGTGGCCTGCCTGCTGGACAAGCAGGTAGAAGGTTTTGGTGAGCTGTTCCGGCAGATTTCCGTGGCCGACATCGGCACCTCCACCGTTCAGTCGCGCGCCCTGGCCGGGCTGGCCAACGGTACCCTGGTGTGCTGCCTGCCAGGTTCGACCAACGCGGTGCGCACCGGTTGGGACGGTATCCTCGCCGAGCAGCTGGACGCCCGTCATCGCCCGTGCAACTTCGTGCCGCACCTGAAGCAGGCAGCGGCCTGCGACAGCCGTGGCTGA